One part of the Pelodiscus sinensis isolate JC-2024 chromosome 16, ASM4963464v1, whole genome shotgun sequence genome encodes these proteins:
- the LOC142818641 gene encoding uncharacterized protein LOC142818641, with product MSQPSEGSQPSTAPHDQPGGSREPARGRKRRAPAWSSAEIVDLIEVWGEASNVHDLRTSHRNAAVYGRMAASLAARGHQRSREQVRCKIKDLRQSYSRACLPGADPEACPHFHALDRILGPHAVPAPRDVIDPGAEGPLLDTEEEEEGSESQEPAASLPRTRDPRGTPQSRSPASSEAGEASTSAAPGTAGRTTPPAAAARARASRTARNQEDYQRRHLRFLDRQLRLQDHWVQEDLRLRQRSLEALEEQGRALRGHLQSLLDRFPFPPPPAPPLTPPLAPPAPPLAPPAPPLAPPAPPLAPPAPPLAPPAPPASAPASAPASSTPPVLSAPPSTTIPHRRPRTRSVARRERHPDSHP from the exons atgagccagccatccgagggctcccagccctccactgctccccacgaccagcctggcggctcccgggagcctgcccgggggcgcaaaaggcgggcgcccgcctggtcaagtgcggagatcgtggacctcatcgaggtttggggggaagcctcaaatgtccacgatctccgcactagccaccggaacgcggccgtctacggacgcatggctgccagcctggccgccaggggccaccagcgcagccgggagcaggtgcgctgcaagattaaagacttgcggcagtcctactcccgggcctgcctgccaggggctgacccggaggcctgcccccacttccatgccctggaccgcatcctggggcctcatgccgtccctgccccccgggacgtgattgaccccggggcagagggaccgctcctggacaccgaggaggaggaagagggctctgagagccaggagcctgccgccagccttcccaggacccgggacccccgaggcaccccacagagccgctcgcctgcatcatcagaggccggggaggcgtccacct ctgcagcaccggggactgcagggcgcaccacaccgcctgcagcagccgcccgcgcccgggcaagcaggacagccaggaaccaggaggactaccagaggcggcatctccggttcctggaccgacagctccgtctccaggaccactgggtccaggaggacctcaggctgcgccagaggagtctggaggccctggaggagcagggccgtgccctgcgaggccacctccagagcctgctagaccgctttccatttcctcctccccctgctccccctcttactccccctcttgctccccctgctccccctcttgctccccctgctccccctcttgctccccctgctccccctcttgctccccctgctccccctcttgctcctcctgctcctcctgcttccgctcctgcttccgctcctgcttcctccacaccccctgtcctctctgcccccccctccacaaccattccccaccgacgcccccggacccgcagtgtgg